CGGTCTCATGCTCCAACTGGACCCACGAGAAGAGTACCTGCGCCTGCAGCGCCATCGATGCCGTGTCGTTACGATAGTACGTAGTAGAGAGAGCCTTGCGATACTCACTCACAGCCTCGTCATTCTCATCGAAACTCTCGAACGCGCGACCGATCTCGAAATGCGCGCGCGCAGCCGTACGATGCACGCTGTCGATATAGCGGGCAGTGTCCGAGAAGTCAATCTGAAAGACGTTTACCCCGCTCGACGCCTTCTGCCGGCGGAGGCGTTCGACGATATCGTTAAACCTCTTTTCATCAGCCGGGGGGACGGTATAATTCTCACCGGGCGACCACTTCGAACCGATATACTCCTTCATCGCATCGTTGTGTAGTTCCGATTCGATGGTCTGCTGCATCCCGGGATGTCTGCGCATCTTGCCGAGGATGCGCTCCATGGTATCGATGCGGACCAATTGATACTTCCATTCGGCAAAGCGTGAGAGCGCACGCATGCGGTTATTGACGTAGTCGTTCATCTCGATCGTCGAGAAGTCCTTCGTCCCGATAATGATATTCGCCAGTCGTGCAGCCGAGTCATACTGTCCGATCTCGCGGAAAATCTCGGCCTGGCGAAAGCGCGAGCGGGCCATGACTGCCTGGGAGGTGCTGCGATACATCGTATCGAGCGCGAAGTACGCTGCTCTGACCCGTGGAAACGACTGTTCGATAAAACTCTGGCTTCGCAACTCGCCGGCATGGGCATCGCGTTCGGTCATATCGACAGTATAGGCAAGCTCGAAATTCGCGGCCGGGTGTGTCGGGGCGAAGCGCGACTTCTCGACGATCTGTTCGAAGGTCTGGCGGGCAGCATCGTACTTCTTTTGACGACGCTGGGCCTCGCCTTCCCCGCTGAGCGCCTCGCCTTGGAATGTATTATCGTTCGTTGCCGAGGCCGCGTTTGCGAACGCCTGTTCGGCGAGATCGAAATGACCGGTTACAAAGAGCAAGCGGCCACGATCGTATTCCATCTGGGCGAACTCGTTGCCGGAAATTCCCTCTTCTGCCTGCTTCAACTCATCGGCTGCGCGTTCGTAATTGTCGTATGACGATGAGACCAACAGATCGGCGAAGGTCTTATGGATCTGCGAGCGAAGTTCTTTATCCCCGCTCGTCTCTTTTTTCAAGATCTCTTCGAGCGATGTCGTCGCAGAATCGGCCTGACCAGTTGCGACCAGCGACTCGGAGAGATACATCCCCGTCTCATTCGCATATTTTGTATCGGGGTAGCGATAGAGCAATTCGTAGAACTTCCGTTTGGCGCCGGCGTAATCGCTTTTATAATAGAGCGCCTTTCCAACGATAAACAAAGCATCCTCGGTGTATTTCGTTGGCTTTGACGCCGCAAGCACTTTCGAGCCGAGGATGACGGCTGAATCGAGATGCATCGAGGCCGCACCTTTCAGGATCGTGGTCTTCGGTTTGCAGACAAGAGGAAACGCGATGACCGGCGGCCCCTGCTTGCGCCGGACCTCGTAACTGAGCAACTCCTCTTCCATCCAATGATGGGTATAGGCTGCGGCAATGGCGCCGTTCTGAGTGCTCGACTCCGCGCTGACCAGCGATTCGTATTGGTCGAGGTGCCACTGCGCGAGGTAGAGGACGTTGAAATACGTCGTAAAATTTCTGAAGAACGTACACGACCCCACGATCGCTGTGAGCAGCAGAATTGTGGCGAATGGCGCTATTTTCGGCGAAATGCGGCTTGGCATCATTCTTGCAACGAGTAGAGACAATACCAAGTTCGAGCTAACCCGCAAGTGACGGATTTTTCCCAAGCGAGGGAATCGAACGGCAACGTTCGCAATTGATACGAAGTCTTAATTGCGAATTTATTAAGACTCAGTCTACATTGTCGTATATTTGTATCGAGATGATCAACCGAACCACCATATCGGCCATTCGAGTAGCCGCAGCAGCGCTCCTGCTGGGGATGCTCGTCCAAACGGCACAGGCGAACCGTCGCCATTTTACCTACACGTATGAAAGCCCGGTACTGCCCTCCGGCAGCCGGGAGATCGAAATCTGGAATACCCTTCGAACCGATAAAGGCGCCTTTTTCAGAGGACTGGACCACCGGATGGAATTGGAGTGGGGGCTCGGCGCAGGCCTGCAAAGCTCGCTCTATTTCAATCTAAGCTCCGAATCGGCAGCGGATGGCCTGGGCGGAATTGCGAGCGAATCGGAATATAGCTTCTCGAATGAATGGAAGTGGAGCCTGACGAATCCTGTCGCCGACGCACTTGGCTCGGCGCTCTATGCAGAGTGGACCGTCGAACATGACGCGACCGAACTCGAAGGCAAAGTGATTC
This Bacteroidota bacterium DNA region includes the following protein-coding sequences:
- a CDS encoding tetratricopeptide repeat protein; the protein is MPSRISPKIAPFATILLLTAIVGSCTFFRNFTTYFNVLYLAQWHLDQYESLVSAESSTQNGAIAAAYTHHWMEEELLSYEVRRKQGPPVIAFPLVCKPKTTILKGAASMHLDSAVILGSKVLAASKPTKYTEDALFIVGKALYYKSDYAGAKRKFYELLYRYPDTKYANETGMYLSESLVATGQADSATTSLEEILKKETSGDKELRSQIHKTFADLLVSSSYDNYERAADELKQAEEGISGNEFAQMEYDRGRLLFVTGHFDLAEQAFANAASATNDNTFQGEALSGEGEAQRRQKKYDAARQTFEQIVEKSRFAPTHPAANFELAYTVDMTERDAHAGELRSQSFIEQSFPRVRAAYFALDTMYRSTSQAVMARSRFRQAEIFREIGQYDSAARLANIIIGTKDFSTIEMNDYVNNRMRALSRFAEWKYQLVRIDTMERILGKMRRHPGMQQTIESELHNDAMKEYIGSKWSPGENYTVPPADEKRFNDIVERLRRQKASSGVNVFQIDFSDTARYIDSVHRTAARAHFEIGRAFESFDENDEAVSEYRKALSTTYYRNDTASMALQAQVLFSWVQLEHETGHPEVRDSLIGVLQKDFGETKYAQQAAIEYSGKRGKDSPGEIAYRNAGASLKTSSIEFVKPALLSIVAQYPREDVAPRALYTIGTYYEDGKKYDSALVYYSRVVKEYPFSRYAEYLKPKIAYALADIERRRTAVRPVQDTTKPVAPK